Below is a genomic region from Bacteroidales bacterium.
CCCCGGAAACATTGAACAGATTCACGATGCCTTTTCTGCAGCACAGGCCCACATCGAAGCCAATGCTTATGATAAACTGGTTTTGTTCGACCTGGCACTTTCGCTTTCCGAAATAATCCGGAAATAATCAATTTTCTGTATCTTTGCAACTTTGCCGGAGTTTATCCGGCCCCCAAACAGGATATTACAATGAGTGCTCAAAATATAGAAGGAATACATCATAGAGGTTGCTGCAAACTTACTCCCGGAGGAGGGGATTTTCAGCGATGCATCCAGGACGGATGCAGTAAACTGAGTGTTTACAACTGGATTTCTGATCTTCCCATGGACGGAGGAATTTCAGAAGTGGTTGAAATCCGCTTTAAAAACACACGAAAGGGCTTTTATTACAACGTCAATCAGCTGGTTCTTCAGCAGGGCGACATTGTGGCGGTTGAAGCCACTCCCGGCCATGACATTGGCGTTGTATCACTCACCGGCGAGCTTGTTCAGCAGCAAATGAAAAAGTACAAGGTCACCACCCCGGCTCAGGAACTGAAAAAGATCTACCGGAAAGCCAAACCGGCCGATATAGAAAAATGGATGGAAGCCATTGCCCTGGAAGAAAGTACCATGCTCAAGGCCAGAAATATTGCCGAAAGCCTGCACCTCGACATGAAAATAGGCGACGTTGAATACCAGGGAGATAAAACCAAGGCCATCTTCTATTACATTGCCGACGACCGGGTTGACTTCAGGGAACTGATTAAAATCCTGGCCGATGAATTCAAGATACGGGTTGAAATGCGGCAGATTGGCGCGCGCCAGGAAGCAGGCCGCATTGGCGGCATCGGCCCCTGCGGCAGGGAACTCTGCTGTACCACCTGGCTTACCAATTTCGTTTCGGTTACCACCAGCGCCGCCCGCTACCAGGAAGTGTCGCTCAACCCCCAGAAACTGGCCGGCCAGTGCGGTAAACTTAAATGCTGTCTCAATTACGAACTGGATGTCTACCTGGACGCCCGGCACGACTTTCCCGATACCTCCGAACCCCTCCGCTTTGAGGAAGGACTCGCCAGACTGCAGAAAACCGACGTATTCCGCCGCATTATGTGGTACAGCCTCAACGAGGAAGAAACTTCCCTCATCCCTCTTCCGGTTGAAAAAGTCCGGGAACTCACTGAACTGAACCGTAAGGGCATCACACCCAAAATCCAGACAACCGGATACTCCCAGACACCGGTTTCCCCGGCCGCAGAAAACGGATATACCGACGTCATCAGTTCCCAGAGTGTTACACGGTTCGACAAACCCAAAAACAAACATAAAAAAGGCCGCAGACGACCGAATAACTCCAATAACCAGGCGAATTCCCCAACTGATGAAAGCTCTTCTGACTAACCTTTCGGTTTTTGTTTTTTTGCTGCTGTTCACTTCATGCGACCCCCGGATGGTCTTCGAAAAGAACCAGCGCATCCCCGGTGGATCATGGGATGCCGCTCAGCCGGCAGAATTCGAGGTGTTCATTCCCGACACCCTTCAGCCTTTCAATATGTACGTCAACATCCGGAACAAAGGATCCTATTCCTTCAGCAACCTGTTCCTGTTTATCACCATAACCTCACCTGCCGGTGAAAAACTGACCGATACCGTTGAGTTTACCCTTGCCGACAGCAAAGGAAAATGGTATGGAAAAGGTATCGGCGATCTCTATTTCCTGCGGGCACCGTGGAAAAAAAATATCCGTTTTCCGCATACGGGTATCTATCAGTTTCGTTTCACCCAGGGCATGCGCACCAATCCTCTGCCCGGGATCACCGATATCGGTATGCGCATCGAAAAAGTACATTGATTCTGGCAAGCCGTGGGGAAAAATAAGCTGAGAAAATTTGCCGAAATGAAAACGTTTCCCAACGTTTTCGAACCCACTCTTGCTGAGATCATGCAGCAGCCTTTCCCGCTGAAAACAAAATGGAACCAGGATTATTTCAAAAACTCACGCCCCATTACACTTGAACTCGGCTGCGGCCGGGGCGAATACACCACCGGACTGGCTGTGCGGAATCCGGAACGCAATTACATCGGCGTTGACATCAAAGGTGCACGGATCTGGCAGGGGGCTAAGTTCGCCCTCGAAAACCGGCTCACCAATGTAGCCTTCATCCGAACGCGCATTGAATTCATTACTTCCTTCTTCGGCCCTTCCGAAGTGGACGAAATATGGCTCACATTCCCCGACCCTCAGGAAAAAAAACGCAGGGCGAAAAAACGCCTCACAGGCTCCCGTTTTCTTAATGCCTACAGAACCTTTGTCAGACCAGGCGGAACCATCCATCTGAAAACCGACCATCAGGGGTTGTATGAATATACCTTGAACCTCCTTGCTTACAACCATCAGCAACCC
It encodes:
- a CDS encoding gliding motility lipoprotein GldH — encoded protein: MKALLTNLSVFVFLLLFTSCDPRMVFEKNQRIPGGSWDAAQPAEFEVFIPDTLQPFNMYVNIRNKGSYSFSNLFLFITITSPAGEKLTDTVEFTLADSKGKWYGKGIGDLYFLRAPWKKNIRFPHTGIYQFRFTQGMRTNPLPGITDIGMRIEKVH
- the trmB gene encoding tRNA (guanosine(46)-N7)-methyltransferase TrmB; amino-acid sequence: MGKNKLRKFAEMKTFPNVFEPTLAEIMQQPFPLKTKWNQDYFKNSRPITLELGCGRGEYTTGLAVRNPERNYIGVDIKGARIWQGAKFALENRLTNVAFIRTRIEFITSFFGPSEVDEIWLTFPDPQEKKRRAKKRLTGSRFLNAYRTFVRPGGTIHLKTDHQGLYEYTLNLLAYNHQQPKVFTTDLYGSSLAGTAGAIQTYYEQMFLREGKKVFYLAFALKTDHEYAELPETEYVE